In the genome of Haloferax mediterranei ATCC 33500, one region contains:
- a CDS encoding DMT family transporter, whose translation MGTRRRLALFVLASFFFGGTFVAAKAGLDYFPPLLFVALRFDIATVALFTYVAATTPRAELLPRSVRDIVGILATGVFVIGLANALLFVGQEHVSSGVGSIIFSLNPILTPVFAMVFLADERLSTRGALGMLIGLVGVALVVQIDPSNLLDGAAVWKGVVFLGAVSGALGSVLIRWADTSLSSTVRTAWALPVSALLTHGFSIASGESPAMVTWTPTALVALGYVGIFAGAMAYIAYFGLLDDVGPIHGNLVFYAVPIIATLGGSALLGESISTLTLVGFVTIFAGFAVLASGSIVAEAEGFYTTIVARWDVDNVSSASHD comes from the coding sequence ATGGGAACGCGTCGTCGACTTGCGCTGTTCGTGTTGGCGAGTTTCTTCTTCGGCGGCACCTTCGTCGCAGCGAAGGCGGGGCTTGACTACTTTCCACCCTTGCTGTTCGTCGCCCTCCGGTTCGACATCGCCACCGTCGCGTTATTCACATACGTCGCCGCAACGACACCCCGTGCGGAGTTACTTCCGCGGTCTGTCCGCGATATCGTCGGCATTCTCGCAACCGGCGTGTTCGTCATCGGTCTCGCGAACGCCCTCCTCTTCGTCGGGCAGGAGCACGTTTCGAGCGGCGTCGGGTCGATTATCTTTAGTCTCAACCCGATTCTGACGCCGGTGTTCGCGATGGTCTTCCTCGCCGACGAACGACTTTCGACTCGCGGCGCACTCGGGATGCTCATCGGGCTTGTCGGCGTGGCACTCGTCGTACAGATTGACCCCTCGAACCTCCTCGACGGGGCGGCCGTGTGGAAGGGCGTCGTGTTCCTCGGCGCGGTCAGCGGAGCACTCGGAAGCGTTCTCATCCGGTGGGCCGACACCTCCCTTTCGAGCACTGTTCGGACGGCGTGGGCACTCCCAGTCAGTGCCCTTCTCACGCACGGTTTCAGTATCGCCTCCGGCGAATCACCGGCGATGGTTACGTGGACTCCGACGGCACTTGTGGCGCTTGGATACGTCGGTATCTTCGCGGGGGCCATGGCGTACATCGCCTACTTCGGCCTCCTCGATGACGTTGGTCCGATTCACGGGAACCTCGTCTTCTACGCAGTCCCAATCATCGCAACCCTCGGTGGGTCGGCACTGCTCGGCGAGTCGATTTCGACGCTCACCCTCGTTGGATTTGTGACCATCTTCGCGGGGTTCGCGGTCCTCGCCAGTGGGTCCATCGTCGCCGAAGCCGAGGGCTTCTACACGACAATCGTGGCGCGGTGGGACGTAGACAACGTGAGTTCGGCGAGTCACGACTAA
- a CDS encoding class I SAM-dependent methyltransferase — translation MDSDDNHRSWAERSGDFSPEYYAQIGPNEVSETLTTVFDHYAREDASILEVGCSSGRHLAHLHNCGYEDITGIDINDESFEVMAEYYPELVETGTFLTGAIEELLPNFPDDKFDVVYSVETLQHVHPDDTAVFEELSRVTSDLLITAENEGNGPQRGRDGAEVSYVNDDFPLYHRNWKDVFSNLGLAQLLCEPGKRDTVRVFRVL, via the coding sequence ATGGATTCGGATGACAACCATCGTAGCTGGGCCGAACGCTCCGGCGATTTCTCTCCCGAGTACTACGCCCAAATCGGCCCGAACGAGGTTAGCGAGACGCTCACAACTGTGTTCGACCACTACGCGCGAGAGGACGCGTCGATTCTCGAAGTTGGCTGTAGCTCTGGTCGCCATCTCGCCCACCTTCACAACTGCGGCTACGAGGACATCACCGGCATCGATATCAACGACGAGTCGTTCGAGGTGATGGCCGAATACTATCCGGAACTCGTCGAGACAGGTACGTTCCTCACCGGCGCGATAGAGGAGTTACTCCCGAACTTCCCGGATGACAAGTTCGACGTCGTCTACTCCGTCGAAACGCTCCAGCACGTTCACCCCGACGACACAGCGGTATTCGAGGAGCTTTCCCGTGTAACATCCGACCTCCTCATCACCGCCGAAAACGAAGGTAATGGCCCCCAGCGTGGCCGAGATGGTGCTGAGGTAAGCTACGTCAACGACGATTTCCCACTTTACCACCGCAACTGGAAAGACGTATTTTCGAACCTCGGCCTCGCACAACTCCTCTGCGAACCGGGTAAGCGCGATACCGTTCGTGTGTTCCGTGTTCTCTGA
- a CDS encoding helix-turn-helix transcriptional regulator → MESALEEIEFLALSQNRVDALRYLSEQPHTRRELVELTGASQPTLGRILHDFEEREWIVREDSAYRATVTGKLVSRGFSELVEILETDAKLRPIVRWLPTETISFDLEHLTAATITTPSQVRPNAPVKRALKLLSNANDVRIFSYAFNEQSLDIIANRTEAGDQQFKGVFSSETIDALTDDSQLREQLRALLDADGAEIRITDELIPMATTIADSTVHLFLRDDNGILQASIDVDEPAVRSWAEELFEDYWQAAEPLDFDRL, encoded by the coding sequence ATGGAATCGGCGTTAGAAGAAATCGAATTTCTTGCGCTCTCACAGAATCGCGTCGATGCGCTCAGATATCTCTCCGAACAGCCCCACACCCGCCGAGAGCTTGTCGAACTAACCGGTGCCTCACAGCCGACACTGGGCCGGATTCTCCACGATTTCGAGGAGCGTGAGTGGATTGTCCGTGAGGATAGCGCTTACAGGGCGACTGTAACCGGTAAGCTCGTCTCACGGGGATTCAGCGAGTTAGTCGAGATTCTCGAAACCGATGCCAAACTTCGCCCGATTGTTCGGTGGCTTCCGACTGAGACAATTTCGTTCGACCTCGAACATCTGACAGCAGCGACGATTACCACGCCGAGTCAGGTTCGTCCAAATGCACCAGTCAAGCGCGCACTCAAACTGCTCAGCAATGCGAACGACGTTCGCATCTTTTCGTACGCCTTCAACGAACAGAGCCTCGACATCATCGCCAACCGTACCGAGGCCGGAGACCAGCAGTTCAAAGGTGTATTCTCGTCGGAGACAATCGACGCCCTTACCGACGATTCACAGTTGCGGGAGCAACTTCGGGCGCTCCTCGACGCCGACGGCGCAGAAATCCGCATCACCGACGAGTTGATTCCGATGGCGACGACGATTGCCGACTCGACGGTTCATCTGTTCTTACGCGACGACAACGGCATTCTTCAGGCGTCGATTGATGTCGACGAGCCGGCGGTTCGCTCGTGGGCGGAGGAGTTATTCGAAGATTACTGGCAGGCCGCAGAGCCGCTTGACTTTGACCGATTGTGA